A stretch of Caenorhabditis elegans chromosome IV DNA encodes these proteins:
- the nspb-6 gene encoding Nematode Specific Peptide family, group B (Product from WormBase gene class nspb;~Confirmed by transcript evidence) gives MFQKSLIVLALALFCISSSQVVYSPEVVASPYYYGAAPVAASAYPYAYAYGATAYPTAFYGWGSNKGQQARASAVPTQKLTNNQ, from the exons ATGTTCCAAAAGTCTTTGATCGTCTTGGCTCTTGCTCTTTTCTGTATTTCCTCTTCCCAAGTGGTGTACTCACCGGAAGTCGTTGCTTCTCCATACTACTATGGAGCTGCTCCAGTTGCTGCCTCTGCCTACCCATATGCCTACGCTTACGGAGCTACCGCCTACCCAACTGCCTTCTATGGATGGGGATCTAATAAG ggaCAACAAGCTCGAGCATCTGCTGTTCCAACTCAAAAGTTGACCAACAATCAGTAG